The following coding sequences are from one Lipingzhangella halophila window:
- a CDS encoding PQQ-dependent dehydrogenase, methanol/ethanol family: MTEYIEAGHAVDHGSLSGGAGSAPPVAQDVTYERLLQARSEPQNWLTYYGAYDGKRFSPLDQINTENVNRLTPAWVFQTGAAGMHAGPSTYAFEAAPIVVDGVMFLSGWDGWIWALDAKTGQELWRYKHAIPYDTSLCCGNVNRGVAVAKGKVFAVTLNAHVIALDAETGTQVWDRAYGDVRAGESATLAPLVVKDLVVVGSAGGEFGVRGHLDAFDMESGERVWRTYTVPKPGEPGAETWPQDGEAWARGGANTWVTGTFDPELNLMYWGTGNPAPDFDGGVREGDNLYTDSVIAVNPDNGQIEWHYQYNPHDLWDYDSTMEHILFEQDGRKLLGHFNKNGYFFVLDRTNGELVRVAPFVDRITWGEIDANGRITPKVYPEKEGEPVHFWPGPAGGKEWTHAAYSPRTQLFYVPVQDVGAEVTLRRREFRESIPYWGAGVVVDSTDMAGSVSAFDPSTGEEVWRWHREVPMCASVLATAGDLVFAGEPTGEFNALDARTGEHLWHFQTGCGHHSSPTTYSVDGRQYIAVPVGWGAWVEGFLPGLLGAPHGDALFVFALPEEA, from the coding sequence ATGACGGAATACATCGAGGCTGGGCACGCCGTCGACCACGGCTCATTGAGCGGTGGGGCCGGGAGCGCGCCGCCGGTGGCCCAGGATGTTACCTACGAGCGCCTCCTCCAGGCCCGTTCGGAGCCGCAGAACTGGCTTACCTACTACGGCGCCTATGACGGAAAGCGCTTCAGCCCGCTGGACCAGATCAACACCGAAAACGTCAACCGGCTCACTCCCGCCTGGGTGTTCCAGACCGGCGCCGCCGGCATGCACGCCGGACCGTCGACGTACGCGTTCGAGGCCGCCCCGATCGTCGTTGACGGGGTGATGTTCCTGTCGGGTTGGGACGGCTGGATCTGGGCCCTCGACGCCAAGACCGGCCAGGAGCTGTGGCGCTATAAGCACGCGATCCCCTACGACACGTCGCTGTGCTGCGGCAACGTGAACCGCGGGGTCGCCGTGGCGAAGGGGAAGGTCTTCGCCGTCACGTTGAACGCCCATGTGATCGCGCTCGACGCGGAGACCGGCACGCAGGTGTGGGACAGAGCCTACGGCGACGTGCGGGCCGGCGAGAGCGCCACGCTTGCTCCCCTGGTCGTCAAGGACCTGGTGGTTGTCGGCAGCGCCGGCGGGGAGTTCGGGGTGCGCGGCCATCTCGACGCCTTCGATATGGAGAGCGGAGAACGCGTCTGGCGCACGTACACCGTGCCCAAGCCGGGCGAACCGGGAGCCGAGACCTGGCCCCAGGATGGTGAGGCCTGGGCGCGGGGCGGAGCCAACACCTGGGTCACGGGCACCTTCGACCCGGAGCTGAACCTCATGTACTGGGGCACCGGCAACCCGGCGCCCGACTTCGACGGGGGTGTCCGCGAGGGCGACAACCTCTACACCGACAGTGTCATCGCCGTGAACCCGGACAACGGCCAAATCGAATGGCACTACCAGTACAACCCGCACGACCTGTGGGACTACGACAGCACCATGGAGCACATCCTGTTCGAGCAGGATGGGCGCAAGCTGCTGGGGCACTTCAACAAGAACGGCTACTTCTTCGTCCTGGACCGCACGAACGGCGAGCTGGTCCGCGTAGCACCCTTCGTCGACCGCATCACCTGGGGGGAGATCGACGCCAACGGGCGGATCACCCCCAAGGTGTACCCGGAGAAGGAAGGGGAACCGGTCCACTTCTGGCCGGGACCGGCCGGGGGCAAGGAATGGACGCACGCGGCCTACAGCCCGCGGACGCAGCTTTTCTACGTCCCGGTGCAGGATGTCGGTGCCGAGGTCACCCTGCGGCGGCGGGAGTTCAGGGAGAGCATCCCGTACTGGGGGGCCGGCGTCGTCGTCGACTCCACCGACATGGCCGGCTCCGTGAGCGCCTTCGACCCGTCCACGGGCGAGGAGGTGTGGCGCTGGCACAGGGAGGTGCCGATGTGCGCGTCGGTGCTGGCCACGGCCGGCGACCTGGTGTTCGCTGGGGAGCCAACGGGGGAGTTCAACGCGCTCGACGCCCGCACCGGTGAGCACCTGTGGCACTTCCAGACCGGATGTGGCCACCACAGCAGCCCAACCACCTACAGCGTCGACGGAAGACAGTACATCGCGGTCCCGGTCGGGTGGGGCGCCTGGGTTGAGGGGTTCCTGCCCGGATTGCTCGGGGCTCCCCACGGTGACGCGCTCTTCGTTTTCGCGTTGCCGGAAGAGGCGTAG
- a CDS encoding MSMEG_3727 family PQQ-associated protein → MATTNVEPAGLVSELGLDKQNRASLGRLLGHGSVGRAEEGEDGRMHATIRIPPDELAWEPAILALPHSGDLELEIVNDDENTHCALLPSNGDQQFLWLPNFSRGTASLKLNGPGYYWFSSPIGNDEGRGLTGAIVVMGESPPEARLDRPPQPRP, encoded by the coding sequence ATGGCGACCACCAATGTGGAGCCGGCCGGGCTGGTAAGTGAACTGGGACTGGACAAGCAGAACAGGGCGTCGCTGGGTCGACTGCTCGGCCACGGCAGTGTCGGGCGTGCCGAAGAGGGAGAAGACGGGCGCATGCACGCCACGATCCGGATCCCGCCCGACGAGCTGGCCTGGGAACCGGCGATCCTCGCGTTGCCGCACAGCGGCGACCTCGAACTGGAGATCGTCAACGACGACGAGAACACGCACTGCGCGCTCTTGCCGAGCAACGGCGACCAGCAGTTCCTGTGGCTGCCGAACTTCTCACGCGGAACCGCCAGCCTCAAGCTCAACGGTCCGGGCTACTACTGGTTCAGCTCGCCGATTGGCAACGATGAGGGCCGGGGACTGACCGGCGCGATCGTCGTGATGGGGGAATCTCCACCGGAGGCCCGTCTCGACCGGCCGCCCCAGCCGCGACCGTAG
- a CDS encoding GlcG/HbpS family heme-binding protein: MAEITLSQARAVVDAAARRSQELGTLMDIAVVDTGGNLKAFVREDGAWLGSIDISIKKARTARFFNMESGEIGKLSQPGGPLYNIEVTNDGLVSFPGGIPLRNSDGAIVGAVGVSGSTVENDHDVADAGTRGLS, from the coding sequence ATGGCTGAAATAACGCTGTCGCAGGCGCGAGCGGTGGTCGATGCGGCCGCACGAAGGTCACAGGAGCTCGGAACGCTCATGGACATCGCCGTGGTGGACACCGGAGGCAATCTCAAAGCCTTCGTCCGCGAGGACGGGGCGTGGCTGGGCAGCATCGACATCTCGATCAAGAAAGCCAGGACCGCCCGATTCTTCAACATGGAAAGCGGAGAAATCGGAAAGCTGTCGCAGCCCGGCGGCCCTCTTTACAACATCGAGGTCACCAACGACGGCTTGGTCTCTTTTCCCGGAGGAATCCCGCTACGCAACAGCGACGGGGCGATCGTCGGGGCGGTCGGGGTGAGTGGAAGCACCGTTGAGAACGACCACGACGTCGCCGATGCCGGTACGCGCGGCCTGTCGTAA
- a CDS encoding response regulator has translation MVGAVRVVVADDQEVVRAGFAALLDTQPDLVVAGVAGDGTRAIEVCQEERPDVVLMDVRMPGVDGIEATRRIVADGSASPRVLILTTFDLDEYVYDALAAGASGFLLKDVAAERLFDAVRVVASGDALLAPSVTRRLIGEFARLRPRPPAAIANELTPRETEVLRLVAEGLSNTEIARRLVVGEETVKTHVSRVLHKLSLRDRAQAVVVAYESGLVTPRGPDADSPGNSAPRS, from the coding sequence GTGGTAGGCGCGGTGCGCGTCGTGGTGGCGGACGACCAGGAAGTCGTGCGCGCCGGGTTCGCCGCGCTGTTGGACACCCAACCCGACCTGGTGGTGGCCGGCGTCGCGGGTGACGGCACCCGGGCGATCGAGGTCTGCCAGGAGGAGCGTCCCGACGTCGTGCTGATGGATGTCCGCATGCCCGGCGTGGACGGTATCGAGGCGACCCGGAGGATCGTCGCGGACGGCTCCGCCTCGCCGCGGGTCCTGATCCTGACGACTTTCGACCTCGACGAGTACGTCTATGACGCGCTGGCGGCCGGCGCCAGCGGCTTCCTGCTCAAGGACGTGGCCGCCGAGCGACTCTTCGACGCGGTGCGGGTGGTGGCCTCCGGGGACGCGCTACTCGCACCAAGTGTCACCCGCCGGCTGATCGGCGAGTTCGCCCGGCTGCGCCCACGCCCGCCGGCCGCGATCGCCAACGAGCTCACCCCGCGCGAGACCGAGGTGTTGCGGCTGGTCGCCGAAGGACTGAGCAACACCGAGATCGCCCGCCGTCTGGTGGTGGGGGAGGAGACCGTCAAAACCCACGTCAGCCGGGTGCTGCATAAGCTCTCCCTGCGCGACCGCGCGCAGGCCGTGGTGGTGGCCTACGAGTCCGGGCTGGTTACACCCCGCGGGCCAGACGCGGACTCGCCCGGAAACAGCGCTCCACGGTCCTAA
- a CDS encoding sensor histidine kinase, which produces MRDNVGVHPEGPPPSRAPGWRLPGVWPAAAGVLGAAAVAEAVLRAPGTGSVQAAALLVGLTATVPLAFVRGHLAAVLGTIAAATAMTHVLYGWPTVTAMTALLAAGTAQLRHGLGGLRARAAERDAAAATVEHTRMELMARGERARIARELHDVVAHHISLISVQAETARLTTPGMPEEGARQLRAVGDTARTALTEMRRLLGVLREDAAEGTDRAPQPGLGQVLELVDEVRGAARAGTRLIVRGPVAPLDAGVELAAYRIIQEALTNARRHAPGACVDVELDYHHDGLRVRVRDNGPGPGPEPSESGHGLGGMRERAAAVGGRLRTAAPPVGGFCVEAALPCERDEEMSW; this is translated from the coding sequence ATGCGGGACAATGTCGGGGTGCATCCGGAAGGCCCACCCCCGAGCCGCGCGCCGGGCTGGCGCCTGCCGGGCGTGTGGCCGGCCGCCGCGGGAGTCCTCGGCGCGGCCGCGGTCGCGGAGGCCGTGCTGCGCGCCCCGGGCACCGGCTCGGTTCAGGCCGCCGCACTGCTGGTGGGGCTTACCGCGACGGTTCCCCTGGCCTTCGTGCGCGGCCATCTCGCTGCGGTGCTGGGCACCATCGCGGCGGCCACCGCGATGACCCACGTTCTGTACGGCTGGCCGACCGTCACCGCCATGACCGCCCTGCTCGCCGCGGGGACCGCGCAGCTTCGGCATGGCCTGGGAGGCCTGCGCGCCCGTGCTGCCGAACGCGATGCCGCCGCCGCGACCGTGGAGCACACCAGGATGGAACTCATGGCGCGCGGCGAGCGCGCGCGAATCGCTCGGGAGCTGCACGACGTGGTGGCCCACCACATCTCGCTGATCTCGGTGCAGGCGGAGACCGCGCGACTGACCACCCCGGGGATGCCCGAGGAGGGCGCCAGGCAGTTGCGGGCCGTCGGGGACACCGCCCGCACCGCGCTGACCGAGATGCGCCGGCTGCTGGGGGTGCTCCGGGAGGACGCGGCGGAAGGGACGGACCGCGCGCCGCAGCCCGGTCTTGGGCAGGTGCTGGAGCTGGTCGACGAGGTGCGTGGCGCGGCAAGGGCCGGCACCCGGCTTATCGTCCGCGGCCCGGTGGCCCCTCTGGATGCCGGCGTTGAGCTTGCCGCCTACCGCATCATCCAGGAGGCGCTGACCAACGCCCGGCGGCACGCGCCCGGGGCCTGCGTCGACGTGGAACTGGACTACCACCACGACGGGCTGCGCGTGCGCGTCCGCGACAATGGGCCGGGGCCCGGTCCGGAGCCATCGGAGAGCGGACACGGCTTGGGGGGAATGCGTGAACGCGCCGCGGCCGTCGGCGGGCGGCTGCGGACCGCGGCCCCGCCGGTTGGCGGATTCTGTGTCGAGGCGGCGCTGCCTTGCGAGCGCGATGAGGAGATGAGCTGGTGA
- a CDS encoding ABC transporter ATP-binding protein gives MRPPIEVRELCKSFGAITAVRDLSFTVPPGRVTGFVGPNGSGKSTTMRMILALDRPDSGVALVAGRHYRTLRTPLREIGALLDSSAVHPGRRARDHLLWMAHAGGLPASRVDEVLGLVGLAEAARRPAGEFSHGMLQRLGIAGALLGDPATLILDEPTNGLDPEGVVWVRELLRSLAAEGRALLVSSHLMGELEDTADRVVVIARGRLLAETTVEDLVARASDGRITVRTGQREQAIGVLARAGGTVVATGGEQLTVSGLPSERATEVLTEGAVSFSGVRPHRASLEEAYMELTRDPVVNGSAGEA, from the coding sequence ATGCGACCACCGATCGAAGTCCGGGAATTATGCAAGAGCTTCGGCGCCATCACGGCCGTGCGCGACCTGTCGTTCACCGTCCCTCCCGGACGGGTCACCGGATTCGTCGGCCCCAACGGCTCGGGAAAGTCCACCACGATGCGGATGATCCTCGCCCTGGACCGGCCCGACTCCGGAGTCGCGCTGGTGGCGGGCCGCCACTACCGCACCCTGCGCACTCCGCTGCGTGAGATCGGCGCGCTCCTGGACTCCTCGGCCGTCCACCCGGGCCGGCGCGCCCGCGACCATCTGCTGTGGATGGCGCACGCCGGTGGCCTGCCGGCCTCACGGGTCGATGAGGTGCTCGGCCTGGTCGGGCTAGCGGAGGCGGCGCGGCGCCCGGCCGGCGAGTTCTCGCACGGCATGCTCCAGCGGCTCGGCATCGCCGGAGCCCTGCTGGGCGACCCGGCGACGCTGATCCTGGACGAGCCGACCAACGGTCTGGACCCGGAAGGCGTGGTGTGGGTACGCGAACTGCTTCGCTCGCTGGCCGCCGAAGGACGTGCCCTGCTGGTGTCCAGCCACCTGATGGGAGAGCTGGAAGACACCGCCGACCGGGTGGTGGTGATCGCACGAGGGCGGCTCCTCGCCGAGACGACCGTCGAGGATCTGGTCGCACGCGCCTCCGATGGGCGCATCACCGTACGCACCGGCCAGCGCGAGCAGGCCATCGGCGTACTCGCCCGCGCGGGGGGAACCGTGGTGGCCACCGGGGGCGAGCAGCTCACCGTCTCCGGGTTGCCCAGTGAGCGCGCCACCGAGGTGCTGACCGAGGGCGCGGTCTCGTTCTCCGGTGTGCGGCCGCACCGCGCCTCCCTGGAGGAGGCGTACATGGAACTCACCCGGGACCCAGTGGTCAACGGCTCCGCCGGGGAGGCGTGA
- a CDS encoding DUF1349 domain-containing protein: MAENSGTTYRSTVPAGRLGFGRLLLAEYTKLRSVPRWRLTLVVAALLTVTAGMLIAAGYRVNDDDDAAAYPPTAQFRDEGHFVYQTLNGDGQVTARVTHQDRSHPWAKAGLMVRADEEPGATYAAVVATPGHGVRLRSGFGTVTDTAAAGDPVSAPVWLRLSRSGTRITAHESADGRDWQRVGTLDLPDLEGAAQVGMVVASPDEVEVERHFSGEAILAEGTLGRATFDSVRLDGATGGDGGWRERERSQGSGEVAETDGSFTVSGSGDVGRFDYADDPTQGVLSASLLGVVALVALAVVSVTSEYRLGTIRTSFAAHPRRARVLLAKALVVGGAAFATGLVAALGTVLATDPVLRSNGLAPLPLGDPAVVRAVIGTATLMAGAAVFGLGVAAVLRRTAFAVAAVLLLTLVPQVAATGFPLPVATWLERLTPAAGFAVQQTVQRYDTAIGPWSGLGVMLAYAVLTLAVAMWLAERRDP, encoded by the coding sequence ATGGCAGAGAACTCGGGGACGACCTACCGCAGCACCGTCCCGGCCGGTCGTCTGGGGTTCGGCCGGCTGCTCCTCGCGGAGTACACCAAACTGCGTTCGGTGCCCCGGTGGCGGCTCACCCTTGTGGTCGCGGCCCTGCTCACGGTCACGGCCGGGATGCTCATCGCCGCGGGGTACCGGGTCAACGACGATGACGACGCGGCCGCCTACCCTCCCACGGCGCAGTTCCGCGACGAGGGCCACTTCGTCTACCAGACACTCAACGGAGACGGGCAGGTTACAGCGCGAGTCACCCACCAGGACCGCAGCCACCCGTGGGCCAAGGCAGGGCTGATGGTGCGCGCGGACGAGGAGCCGGGCGCCACCTACGCCGCGGTGGTGGCGACCCCCGGACACGGGGTGCGGCTGCGGTCGGGCTTCGGAACGGTCACCGACACTGCCGCTGCGGGTGATCCGGTCTCGGCGCCGGTGTGGCTCAGGCTGTCGCGATCCGGCACCCGGATCACGGCTCACGAGTCGGCGGACGGACGCGACTGGCAGCGGGTGGGCACGCTCGACCTGCCCGACCTGGAAGGCGCCGCCCAGGTCGGGATGGTGGTCGCCTCTCCCGACGAGGTGGAGGTCGAGCGCCACTTCAGCGGAGAGGCCATCCTCGCCGAAGGAACCCTGGGCCGGGCCACCTTCGACTCGGTGCGGCTCGACGGGGCGACTGGCGGGGACGGCGGCTGGCGCGAACGCGAACGCTCGCAGGGCTCCGGCGAGGTGGCCGAAACGGACGGCTCATTCACGGTGAGCGGCTCCGGCGACGTCGGCCGGTTCGACTACGCCGACGACCCCACGCAGGGAGTGCTCTCCGCGTCCCTGCTGGGAGTGGTGGCGCTCGTCGCACTGGCGGTCGTCAGTGTCACCTCCGAGTACCGGCTGGGTACGATCCGCACCTCCTTCGCGGCCCATCCCCGGCGTGCGCGGGTGCTGCTGGCCAAGGCGCTTGTGGTGGGCGGTGCCGCGTTCGCCACAGGGCTGGTCGCCGCCCTGGGCACGGTCCTGGCCACCGATCCGGTCTTGCGTTCCAACGGCCTCGCTCCGCTTCCGCTGGGGGACCCGGCTGTGGTCCGGGCCGTCATCGGCACAGCAACGCTGATGGCGGGTGCCGCGGTGTTCGGCCTGGGAGTGGCCGCGGTCCTGCGCCGCACGGCCTTCGCGGTCGCGGCGGTGCTGCTGCTCACGCTGGTGCCGCAGGTCGCCGCGACCGGGTTTCCGCTACCGGTGGCGACGTGGCTGGAGCGTCTCACCCCTGCCGCGGGATTCGCGGTGCAGCAGACCGTGCAGCGTTACGACACGGCCATCGGCCCGTGGTCCGGGCTCGGCGTGATGCTCGCCTATGCGGTTCTCACCCTGGCGGTGGCGATGTGGCTCGCGGAAAGGCGTGACCCGTGA
- a CDS encoding ABC transporter permease, with protein MIRVLRAEWTKLSTMPATGWLVLAIAALTVLASALASGTAAQCPSPATCFGDSTRLALSGVWLGQTAAVTLGVLVVSNEHSTSMARTTLVVTPRRLRVLLAKSVAVAAVVGAAGTVGVLGSLVAGRALLPRGGLNAPTGGYVPVPLEEPTLRAAAGSVLYLVLVALLAVGVAAVLRDTAAALSGVLALLFAAPALGVFVSDPQWHERLQQLSPMTAGLAVQSTMRLYALPIGPWAGLGVLAGYAAAAVVAGAVLVTRRDA; from the coding sequence GTGATCCGGGTGCTGCGCGCCGAGTGGACCAAGCTGAGCACCATGCCCGCCACGGGCTGGCTGGTTCTGGCCATCGCGGCGCTGACGGTGCTGGCGAGCGCCCTCGCCAGCGGGACCGCGGCGCAGTGCCCCTCGCCGGCCACCTGCTTCGGCGACTCGACCCGGCTCGCGCTTTCGGGCGTCTGGCTGGGGCAGACCGCGGCCGTGACCCTCGGGGTACTCGTGGTCAGCAACGAGCACAGCACCTCGATGGCGCGCACGACTCTGGTGGTGACCCCGCGGCGGCTCCGGGTCCTCCTCGCCAAGTCGGTCGCGGTCGCGGCGGTGGTGGGCGCGGCCGGGACCGTGGGTGTGCTCGGCTCGCTCGTCGCCGGCCGGGCACTGCTCCCGCGCGGCGGCCTCAACGCTCCCACCGGCGGATACGTACCGGTGCCGCTGGAGGAGCCGACCCTGCGGGCCGCCGCGGGCAGCGTGCTGTATCTCGTCCTGGTGGCACTGCTGGCCGTGGGGGTGGCCGCGGTGCTTCGTGACACGGCCGCCGCGTTGAGCGGCGTGTTGGCACTGCTGTTCGCCGCGCCCGCGCTGGGCGTGTTCGTCAGCGACCCGCAATGGCACGAGCGGTTGCAGCAGCTTTCGCCTATGACGGCCGGGTTGGCGGTGCAGTCCACGATGCGGCTGTACGCCCTGCCCATCGGCCCGTGGGCGGGGTTGGGGGTGCTCGCCGGTTATGCCGCTGCGGCCGTGGTGGCGGGCGCCGTGCTGGTAACCCGCCGCGACGCCTGA
- a CDS encoding serine hydrolase domain-containing protein, with protein MNRTTRSYRVLAAAATVAVLASCAPDTSSVEEFLGANWPEGSSGTVAAIRDGERVTCQGIGLADAREAVRAECSTVYDIGSVTKSFTAAAVMKLQMMGALDVHDPIRDHLGGAPADKRAITIHHLLTHTSGLPDQLGDDYEPLSREDMVAGAMASELLSRPGAEHRYSNLGYSLLAAIVEEASAMGYEEFLAKHLFAPAGMTDTGYVRPRWSPGQVAVEHDRRGAARGAPFEHPWASDGPYWNLRGNGGLLSSARDMLRWHAALDGEDVLDQAAKDAMFSPHVAEDDSEDTHYGYGWMITSEPGYGRIAAHDGANERSLAVTARLLDEDVGVFWASNHAALDGEWDLALIQADLTLGIANAARGSG; from the coding sequence ATGAACCGCACCACCCGCTCCTACCGCGTCCTCGCGGCCGCCGCCACCGTTGCGGTGCTGGCGTCCTGCGCACCCGACACCTCCTCGGTCGAGGAGTTCCTCGGCGCGAACTGGCCAGAGGGCTCCAGCGGCACGGTGGCCGCGATCCGCGACGGCGAGCGCGTCACCTGCCAGGGCATCGGCCTGGCCGACGCGCGGGAGGCGGTGCGCGCCGAGTGCTCGACGGTGTACGACATCGGCTCGGTGACCAAGTCTTTCACCGCCGCCGCGGTCATGAAGCTGCAGATGATGGGCGCCCTCGATGTGCATGACCCGATCCGCGACCATCTGGGAGGGGCGCCCGCGGACAAGCGCGCCATCACCATCCACCACCTGCTCACCCACACTTCCGGCCTGCCCGACCAGCTCGGCGACGACTACGAGCCGTTGTCCCGGGAGGACATGGTGGCCGGCGCCATGGCGTCGGAGCTGCTGTCCCGGCCCGGCGCCGAGCACCGTTACTCCAACCTCGGCTACAGCCTGCTGGCCGCGATCGTCGAGGAAGCGTCGGCCATGGGCTACGAGGAGTTCCTCGCCAAGCACCTGTTCGCGCCGGCGGGGATGACGGATACCGGGTACGTGCGCCCACGCTGGAGTCCGGGACAGGTGGCGGTGGAGCACGACAGGCGGGGCGCCGCGCGGGGCGCCCCCTTCGAGCACCCCTGGGCTTCCGACGGGCCGTACTGGAACCTGCGCGGCAACGGCGGGCTGCTCTCCAGCGCACGGGACATGCTGCGCTGGCACGCCGCGCTCGATGGCGAGGACGTCCTGGACCAGGCCGCCAAGGACGCGATGTTCTCCCCGCACGTCGCGGAGGACGACAGCGAGGACACCCACTACGGGTACGGCTGGATGATCACCTCGGAGCCGGGCTACGGCCGTATCGCCGCCCATGACGGGGCCAACGAACGCTCGTTGGCGGTGACCGCGCGGCTCCTGGACGAGGACGTGGGGGTGTTCTGGGCCAGCAACCACGCCGCCCTGGATGGCGAGTGGGATCTCGCGCTGATCCAGGCGGACCTGACCCTCGGCATCGCCAACGCGGCGCGCGGCAGTGGGTGA
- a CDS encoding NADPH-dependent FMN reductase produces MPGDRTLNIAVIIGSTRDNRFGPTPARWIAAQARQREDWDVDVIDLKEAALPETLSRPAPEPVRQLQPRLARSDAFIVVTPVYNRGYPAPLKTAIDWYHHEWNAKPVGFVSYGGIGGGLHAVEQLRLVFNEVHAATIRDTVSFANFWEHFDKNGATSDGEPIDGAAKKFLDQLGWWAHALRAARARTPYTP; encoded by the coding sequence ATGCCTGGCGATCGCACCCTGAACATCGCCGTGATCATCGGCAGCACCCGCGACAACCGGTTCGGGCCCACTCCGGCCCGGTGGATCGCCGCACAGGCCCGGCAGCGGGAAGACTGGGACGTCGACGTCATCGACCTCAAGGAAGCGGCGCTTCCCGAGACGCTGAGCAGGCCCGCACCCGAGCCGGTGCGGCAGCTGCAGCCCCGCTTGGCCCGGTCCGACGCGTTCATCGTGGTTACCCCGGTATACAACCGCGGCTATCCGGCACCCCTGAAGACGGCAATCGACTGGTACCACCACGAGTGGAACGCCAAACCCGTGGGGTTCGTGTCCTACGGCGGTATCGGCGGCGGGCTGCACGCGGTGGAGCAGCTACGCCTCGTCTTCAACGAGGTCCATGCGGCCACCATCCGCGACACCGTCAGCTTCGCCAACTTCTGGGAACACTTCGACAAGAACGGCGCGACCTCGGACGGCGAGCCGATCGACGGCGCCGCCAAGAAGTTCCTGGACCAGTTGGGCTGGTGGGCCCACGCGCTGCGCGCCGCCCGCGCCCGCACCCCCTACACGCCGTGA
- a CDS encoding SDR family oxidoreductase codes for MTGAGKVVLVTGASSGIGEATALRLAADGHRVVLGARRTGRLETLVAKITADGGTASSRRLDVTDAADVHDFVAAARERHGRVDVLVNNAGIMPLSPLAALRVGEWDRMIDVNVRGVLHGIAAALPVMHDQGEGHVVNIASVGAYEVVPTASVYCATKFAVRAISEGLRQESAGGIRVSLVSPGVTESELADSISDPRAREDMKTYRSVAIPASAIADAIAYAVSQPAEVDVNEIVVRPAASAQ; via the coding sequence ATGACAGGAGCCGGCAAGGTCGTTCTGGTTACCGGGGCGAGCAGCGGGATCGGGGAGGCCACCGCGCTTCGCCTGGCTGCCGACGGCCACCGGGTCGTGCTGGGCGCACGACGCACCGGCCGTCTGGAGACGCTCGTCGCGAAGATCACCGCCGACGGCGGCACCGCGTCGTCCCGGCGGTTGGACGTCACCGACGCGGCCGATGTGCACGATTTCGTGGCCGCCGCCCGTGAGCGCCACGGGCGGGTGGACGTGCTGGTCAACAACGCCGGGATAATGCCGCTCTCGCCGCTGGCCGCGCTCAGGGTCGGTGAGTGGGACCGGATGATCGACGTGAACGTGCGGGGAGTGCTCCACGGTATCGCTGCCGCCCTTCCGGTCATGCACGACCAGGGCGAAGGCCACGTCGTAAACATCGCGTCGGTGGGCGCGTACGAAGTAGTGCCCACCGCCTCGGTGTACTGCGCCACCAAGTTCGCGGTTCGCGCGATCTCCGAAGGGCTTCGCCAGGAGTCCGCCGGTGGCATCCGGGTCAGCCTCGTCTCCCCGGGGGTGACGGAGTCGGAGCTGGCCGACTCGATCTCCGACCCGCGCGCCCGCGAGGACATGAAGACCTACCGGTCCGTGGCCATCCCCGCCTCCGCGATCGCGGACGCGATCGCGTACGCGGTCAGCCAACCCGCCGAGGTCGACGTCAACGAGATCGTGGTACGCCCCGCCGCCAGCGCCCAGTAG
- a CDS encoding Atu4866 domain-containing protein, translated as MTGITDNRDGGADVVGMWVTADGHIRQELRPDGRYDEARGGRRSAYTGRYTVTGSHLDYVDDTGFTATGDIRDGVLYHGHLVLYREEK; from the coding sequence ATGACCGGGATTACCGACAACCGCGACGGCGGCGCCGACGTGGTCGGGATGTGGGTGACCGCGGACGGACACATCCGCCAGGAGCTGCGCCCGGACGGGCGGTACGACGAAGCCCGCGGCGGCCGGCGCAGCGCCTACACCGGCAGGTACACGGTGACTGGCAGCCATCTGGACTACGTCGACGACACCGGGTTCACCGCGACCGGCGATATTCGCGACGGCGTGCTCTACCACGGGCACCTCGTCCTCTACCGGGAGGAGAAGTAG